One Bacteroidota bacterium genomic region harbors:
- the rpsH gene encoding 30S ribosomal protein S8, which translates to MTDPIADFLTRIRNAYRARLRYVDAPNAKLKQAIAEILLDQGYIQNYLVIDDGKQGILRLYLKYTYAGQPAIRRLERVSRPGRRVYRGIRDMPRVANGQGIAILSTSRGIMTDKEARKQNVGGEVICYVY; encoded by the coding sequence ATGACGGATCCGATCGCGGACTTTTTGACGCGCATCCGCAACGCTTATCGGGCGCGCCTCCGATATGTAGATGCGCCCAACGCCAAACTCAAACAGGCTATTGCGGAGATCCTCTTGGATCAGGGTTATATCCAGAACTACCTCGTCATCGACGACGGCAAGCAGGGCATCTTGCGGCTGTATCTGAAGTACACCTACGCGGGCCAGCCGGCCATCCGGCGGCTGGAGCGCGTAAGCAGACCCGGGCGTCGGGTCTACCGGGGGATTCGGGATATGCCCCGCGTCGCCAACGGGCAGGGGATCGCTATTCTGTCGACCTCGCGGGGCATCATGACCGACAAGGAGGCCCGAAAGCAAAACGTCGGGGGCGAGGTCATCTGCTACGTCTACTGA